In the genome of Melospiza melodia melodia isolate bMelMel2 chromosome 20, bMelMel2.pri, whole genome shotgun sequence, the window CCCTTTGGCTTTTGCAGGTCCAAAGCTCAGACTGTTTGCCCGGTGCCCAGGGCAGAAAGTTCAGGAATTCTGGGTTCCTGAGGCCAGAGGGTTCTGGATCCTGGGGGTTCAATCCACGCTATGCAGCCCTTGTATTTAAGTGCAGTGGCAAACTCTGCCATGATCTGATCAGAATTAGCATAATGCTAAATACtggtgtgttttcttttttcaggCACATGTAGATTTGTTTTTGTACAAAGTTCCTTTCCTCGGTTCTCTGATGATTGGTTTAAAAATTTAAGAAGCGTCTGATGTGGGTGCTGAGCCAGGATTATGTTGTGACTGATGTATATTAGTTGTAATCATTtttgggggtggggtggggtctTTTCCAGGGGGGATCCTCTACAAGTAACACACAACAGTTTTGtacaattaatttaaaatttgttACAGGTTTTCATGTTCCAGGTAAAGTTTTTTCAACCTCGGGCAAACACTTGCAGCAGTTCTTCAGAGAGGTGGCTGTTACACCTTATTGCAACTGTTGTGTGCCAATATTTTTGTGTAAAACACTGAAAATTGAATTCTAAGATGTACATTTGAAAATTGCTCGTGAATCTAAATATGACCCAGGTTCGATAAATAAacaaattctttaaaaaaataaaaaccagctttgtgcttttttttctttaatacttTAAGGAAGTGCAGATTAACACAAAGGGgtttttataaattatttatttagtcGTGGCCATAAACTGAACCACAAGAAGTTCCATATCAATGTGATATGTGCACTGGAAATTCCCAGGGAGGTCGAGGGTTCTCCCTCTGTGcagacattccaaacccacctggtgaccctgcctgggcagggggctcagacTGGCTGACTCCAGAGTTTTCTCACAATCCTaacgattctgtgattccctgctTCCTTAAAATATCAGTATCCAGAGTCCATCCAGAATAAATATCAGGTAGCTCTGAACCTACAGCTTAGGTTTGGGGTACTCGGGTGGCACAGCGCTGCTGTAAGACCCTCAGAAGTACTCACTGCGATAGGCAGCTGccataaaaatgggaatttttggttAAATCCGAAATTTGTTTTTCGCGGAGGAGGCGGAACTGATGTGCGGCGGAACGGAGGTGCCGCGGTTGTGCTTCCGCCGAGCGCCGCCGCGGGTGCCGGTgcgggggagcggcggggcgggggcaccAAGATGGAGGCGGTGTGTGAGGGCGGCTGGGGCTCGCTGCCGGTGCCGCTGAGCCCGGGCGTGCTGCGGGCGCTGCGCGAGCTCCGCTTCCACCAAATGACCCCGGTGCAGGTGCGGGGCCCCGCGGCACGGCCGGGGAAGGGAGGCCGGGCTGGCGAAGGAGGGCGCGGGCGGTGTCAGGAGCGCCGGGGCCGTGGCGGTCGCAGCAGTCCTGAAGCCGCATCCGTGATTTCCCCGCCGGCGCTGCCTGGGTGATGTTCACAGCGAGCTCTGATGTGTCAGAGGAGTTTCACCTCTGTGAGATTTATCACCTCTTCACCTGCTCATGTGGTGCTTCTCTTTTTTCAGTCTGCGACCATCCCGCTGTTCATGAGTAACAAGGATGTGGCTGCGGAAGCCGTGAGTGCTTTCCCTTCGTGCAGCTCCTTTTTTCCAGCCTTGTCTCCGGAGCTGAGGGAGGGCTGACGCTGTTCCCACTTTCACAGGTCACAGGCAGTGGGAAAACCTTGGCGTTTGTGATTCCCATCCTGGAAATCCTTCTCAGACGGGAAGAAAAGTTAAAGAAAATGCAGGTGAGATTAAAATATTCAGTGCTGAGTTTGTTTTTATGATGTGCCAATAAGATTTGAGAACTTCAGGAAAATAACTATAAGGAAAATTTCCTACACGCAGAGTGACTGCTCAGCAACAAAAAACTGTTTAAAGCCTGGAAATAAAATTGAGGTGCTCTCATTGCACTTAggtgcagcttctcctctggcaGGAACAgaacagggctctgagctctgagaAGAATGTCCCAGAATATGGAATACACTGATGCACTGCAAGAGAGATTTGAATCCTTTTTAGCACCCATTGACCCTGAATTCATTTTGATGTGCAGGGACCTTCAGTGTCATTTGCTGTTAAATGCCATTGTTAGGTGCTGCTCTTTCAGCAGAGATATTTTACACACTGATACAAAGTCTTTCAGagacatttttggatgttttttaTGCTTCATTGTATTTCTGTGGAAATGTTTTGTCTGAAACCAGGCTCACAATCATGGCTCATATTCCCTTAGCTTGAAAGGGAGGATTCTGCCcaagtctttcttttttttctccccacaaaTTCCTGTTTTTCAGGTTGGGGCTATAATCATCACCCCAACCAGGGAGTTGGCCATTCAGATTGATGAGGTGCTGTCACATTTCACCAAACACTTCCCCATGTTCAGGTGGGTGAACTTCAACATTTTCATGACCACAATTCCTTCTGTCAcccagcaaaacttccagatgaCCCAAACCTTTCTGTTTCACTGTTTCAGTCAGATTCTTCTCATTGGAGGGAGGAACCCCATGGAAGATGTGGAGAAGTTCAAGGAGCATGGGTGAGTTGTTTGTTCAGTGTCTCAGAGCTGTGGTTTTCTCCTTGTCAGGGctctcagcccagagctgtgctcctgctgctgctgcagtgggatGTGCTGCCAGAATCTTTTGGGGTGAGCTGGGAGATTGTGGGGTCTGTTCCTGGAGGGAGGTACAGCCCTTATGTGACATCAGCTCCATTTATCTGCTGACTGGGTGAAGAACAGAACTGAAAATGCCTTCAGTGAATATTTCACTTCTCCctgctcattaaagtcctggaaTTGTTTGGTGCTGATGCTGATGATGGAGTTTTGAAGGAGCCCTGTTTGCCCCTGGCTTTTGCATGGAGGCACCAAATATTCCTGCAGTGATAGCTGCTTGCTGTTTATTTTCTAAACTTTTATTTTCTAAACTTTTCTTTCACCTGGGCATTCCCCCCCACGCCATGCCACTGAAACATGGTGCAGTTAAAGGTGACAAAATGAATTGTTTTACTGAGgagtgcagggcagggctgtgctgtgggaaCAGTGCCAGGGGTTCTCCAGATTGCTGCCCCTGGGTGAGGGAAtttttctgtgtgtgtgcaccCACAGGGGGAACATCATCGTGGCCACCCCGGGCCGCCTGGAGGATCTGTTCAGGAGGAAGGCAGAGGGGCTGGACCTGgccagctgtgtcaaggctctggaTGTGCTGGTGTTGGATGAAGCTGACAGACTCCTGGATATGGGCTTTGAAGCCAGGTATTGAAATAATAGATTGTGGTGGTTCTTCTGCAGTTTTAAATGAGTTGATGGATGTGAATGAGCGTGGCCTGCAGTGGCCTCCAAAGTTAACTTGTTCTGTTTTTTGAAATTTCTGAATTTGTTCTTTCATCTTTGTTCTGTAACTACACAAAGCAGTTGCTAAGGGGGAGGAGAATCAGGAAATGTGGGGCCTCAATGAATATGGCATTTCTTTTGCTGAGATGTATGTTAGCATATCTCTATTAATAAATATCATTATTCACACTTCAGAATGGTTAAAACACTTTAACCAATAAACTTTGATCTCTCTTTTCTCTGTATTTCTGAGAGAAATTGAGGTGATAGCTCACCTCTCTTTGTCTCAGAGCTAAGGTAATTATTTCAGGAGCAGTTTGATGTGATAACAAAGCCTAAACTCCTTTCCAGTGATTGAAGCTCCTCCTGAGGGAGGCCTTGGGACAGTTCCATTTtccctgtgctcccttgcagccTGAATGCCATCCTGGACTTCCTGCCCAAGCAGAGGAGGACAGGGCTGTTCTCAGCCACGCAGACCCAGGAGCTGGAGAGCCTGGTGAGGGCAGGGCTGCGCAACCCCGTGCGCATCTCGGTCAAGGAGAAGGGGGTGGCAGCCAGCAACACCCAGAAAACCCCAACTCGCCTGGAGAACTTCTACATGGTGTGAGCCTGGGCTCCCACtgagctccctgtcccctctcctttCTTCCAATAACATTTTAAGTCTTGGCCACTTAGGATCACCTTAACAGGAGAGCCAAAGTCcattttttatgtttttcttttgcattttttaGATCTGCAAGGCAGATGAAAAGTTTAACCAGTTGGTGCATTTTCTTCGTCAGCACAAACAGGAAAAGCATTTGGTCTTTTTCAGGTAATTCTGTTTGTGTTTCTTTGTGAGAACAGTTTGGTTTTTAATTACCCAAATTCCAGAACTCTGTTGCAAAGGACACAGCTGTTTTCAGAGTGATTAATTTTGAGAGCTGTTTTTTAGAATATGGTGCCTAAAAAGAGATTAATCATTGCTTCATGTCAGGATTGTGTTATTAAGCAAAACATAaatttaatgcatttttaaaGTAAGACATTATAGATGGTTATATGTGAATTATAAAAATTATGTGCATGTTTAAATAAAAAGAGTGTATATTTCTGAAAGAGCTTGGGAAACTCTGGCTTGATTAAACCTGATTAAAATGCAGCATAACCTTTTGTTTTATGCCTGTCCTTATCACTACAGCACATGTGCCTGTGTGGAATACTATGGGAAGGCTCTGGAATCCTTAATTAAGCAGGTGAAAATAATGAGCATCCACGGGAAGATGAAGCACAAACGAAACAAGATTTTCACGGAGTTTCGGAAGCTCCCGGGGTGAGAACGGGGGAGTGGCTGAACAGTGAGGGGGAGGTGGTTGTGTCTGactcttctgctgctgctgcttggtgtGGAAGGATGGCTCAGGTGAAGGATGCTCCAGGCTGGCTCTGAGCGTGTTGATGATATCACAAACTGTGATGTTGATAATATCACAAAGTGTGAC includes:
- the DDX55 gene encoding ATP-dependent RNA helicase DDX55, whose translation is MEAVCEGGWGSLPVPLSPGVLRALRELRFHQMTPVQSATIPLFMSNKDVAAEAVTGSGKTLAFVIPILEILLRREEKLKKMQVGAIIITPTRELAIQIDEVLSHFTKHFPMFSQILLIGGRNPMEDVEKFKEHGGNIIVATPGRLEDLFRRKAEGLDLASCVKALDVLVLDEADRLLDMGFEASLNAILDFLPKQRRTGLFSATQTQELESLVRAGLRNPVRISVKEKGVAASNTQKTPTRLENFYMICKADEKFNQLVHFLRQHKQEKHLVFFSTCACVEYYGKALESLIKQVKIMSIHGKMKHKRNKIFTEFRKLPGGILVCTDVMARGIDIPEVHWVLQYDPPSSASAFVHRCGRTARIGNVGSALVFLLPMEESYINFLSINQKCPMQEMKPQTNVLDLLPKLKSMALADRAVFEKGMKAFVSYVQAYAKHECNLIFRIKDLDFASLARGFALLKMPKMPELRGKCFPDFTPVTVNTDSISFKDKNREKQRQKKLEELKKEREENQGKKKFVKNKAWSKQKAKREKKKKVTAKRKREEGSDIEDEDMEELLNDTRLLKRLKKGKISEEEFEKKLTGNHRLKAETVEDIDSEG